The genomic interval GCAGGACCTCAAGGAGCACGTGGGGCTGCTGGCGGCCGGCGATGTGATGAGCACCGTGGAGGAGCACTACAACCCGATCGTCACGGCGATCACCGAGATGCCGAAGCCGGTCGTCGCCGGGGTCAACGGCGTCGCGGCGGGCGCCGGCGCGGGCTTCGCCTTCGCGGCGGACTACCGCGTGGTCGCCGAGGACGCGGCCTTCAACACCTCGTTCGCCGGGGTGGCGCTCACCGCCGACTCGGGCGTCTCCTGGACCCTCCCCCGGCTCATCGGCCGCAGCCGCGCCTCGGACCTGCTGCTGTTCCCGCGCAACGTGAGCGCGCGGGAGGCGTTCGAGCTGGGCATCGCCAACAAGCTCGTCCCGGCGGAGGAACTGGCCGCCGAGGCCGCGGCCGTGGCCCGCAAGCTGGCCGAGGGCCCCACGGCCGCCTACGCGGCGATCAAGGAGTCGCTGTCCTACGCGGCGGACCACTCGCTCCCCGAGGCCCTGGCCAAGGAGAACGAACTCCAGTCGCGGGCCGGCGCCTCGGAGGACCACCGCATCGCGGTGGACGCCTTCCTGAAGAAGGAGCGGCCGCGGTACGTGGGCCGCTGACCGGCCCCGTGAGCGGGCGCGGCCGGCCACGGCCGCGCCCGGCCGCTACCGCGCGTGGCAGTCCGCCAGGTGGTCGTTCACCAGGCCGCAGGCCTGCATCAGCGCGTAGGCCGTGGTGGGACCGACGAAGCGGAAGCCGCGCTTCTTGAGGTCCTTGGCCAACGCTATGGACTCCGGGGTCGTCGCCGGGACGTCCGCCGCCGTGCGCGGGGCGCGGCGCCCGGCCGGGTCCGGGGCGTAGGACCAGATGAGGGCGTCCAGCTCGCCGGGGGCCCACTCCGCGGCCACCCGGGCGTTGCCGATCGCGGCGGTGATCTTCGCGCGGTTGCGGATGATGCCCGAGTCGGCCAGCAGCCGCTCGGCGTCCGCCTCCGTGAAGGCCGCCACCTTGGCCACGGAGAAGCCCGCGAACGCGGCGCGGAACCCCTCGCGGCGGCGCAGGATCGTCAGCCACGACAGGCCCGACTGGAACGCCTCCAGGCACATCCGCTCGTACAGCGCGTCGTCGCCGTGCACCGGGCGGCCCCACTCCGTGTCGTGGTAGACGCGGTAGTCCTCCCGGGACTCCGCCTCCAGGCCCCAGGGGCAGCGCGCCAGTCCGTCCGGCCCGGGTACCGCTCCGCCGCTCACGCGTCCGCTCCCTTGTCCCGCTCGCCCTGCTCCCCGTCGGCCGGGCGCTCGCCCGCCGTCCACTCCCCGACCGCCCGGCCACCGGTCGCCCGCTCACCGGGTGCGCGCTTGAGCAGCTCCGGGCCGCTCAGGGCCGCGGCCTGCGCGCCGGCGAGCGCCGCCTCCAGCTCGGCGATCCGGGCGTCGCGCTCGGCGAGCTCGGCGCCCAGCCGGTCCAGGGCGTCGTCGGTCTCGGCCATGCGGTAGCCCCGCAGCGCGACGGGCAGCCGCAGCGCGTCGACGTCGGCGCGGCCCATGGGCCGGTCGGCGGGCAGCGGCCAGACGATCCGGTCCGGCGCGGCCTCGGTCAGCGGGGCCCCGCCCCCGCCGCCCGCGACGAAGAGCGTGACCGCGGCGACCACCACGACCAGCGCGATGAGCAAGAACCAGAACACGACCAACTCCCAGGTGCGTCCGCCGCCCGCTGCGCCGGACTTCCGTCGGTGAGCGGACTGCCAATCCGTCCTCCCCGATCGTGCCATGCCGCACTGACGGTTAAGGTCGCTGGCGGACCACGGAGAAGGAGTACGGAAATGCTGCGGCTGGGACGACGCGAGTTCGACGAGCACGAACCGGTGATCATGGCGATCGTCAACCGGACGCCGGACTCCTTCTACGACCAGGGGTCGACCTTCCGGGACGAGCCCGCGCTGGCCCGGGTGGAGCAGGCCGTGGCGGAGGGCGCCGCCATCATCGACATCGGCGGGGTGAAGGCCGGCCCCGGCGAGGAGGTCACGGCCGAGGAGGAGGCGCGGCGCACGGTCGGCTTCGTGGCCGAGGTCCGCCGCCGCCACCCGGACGTGGTGATCAGCGTCGACACCTGGCGGCACGACGTGGGCGAGGCCGTCTGCGAGGCGGGCGCCGACGTCCTCAACGACGCGTGGGGCGGGGTCGACCCCAAGCTGGCGGAGGTCGCGGCCCGTTACGACGTGGGCCTGGTGTGCACCCACGCGGGCGGCGTCGAGCCGCGCACCCGGCCGCACCGGACCGAGTACGACGACGTGATGGCGGACATCCTGCGGGTGACGCTCGGGCTGGCCGAGCGGGCCGCCGCGCTCGGCGTCCGGCGCGACCGGATCATGATCGACCCCGGCCACGACTTCGGGAAGAACACCCGGCACTCGCTGGAGGCCACCCGGCGCCTCGGTGAGATGGCGGCGACGGGCTGGCCCGTCCTGGTCTCGCTGTCGAACAAGGACTTCGTCGGCGAGACGCTCGACAAGCCGGTGAAGGAGCGGGTGCTGGGCACCCTCGCGACGACGGCCGTCTCGGCGTGGCTGGGCGCGCGGGTGTACCGGGTGCACGAGGTCGCGGAGACGAAGCAGGTGCTGGACATGGTGGCGTCGATCGCCGGCCACCGGGCACCCGCGGTGGCCCGCCGGGGGCTCGCCTAGACCCGTCGGGGCTCCGCCCCGGGCGCCCCGCTCCCCGCGCGGTGTCCTCAATCGCCGGACGGGCCGGATTCCCGTCGCGTCGGGCCGAGA from Streptomyces albireticuli carries:
- a CDS encoding enoyl-CoA hydratase/isomerase family protein, whose protein sequence is MADAVLYDITDGLATITLNRPDAMNALNIEAKVALRDALREAGADPAVRAVLLTATGRAFCVGQDLKEHVGLLAAGDVMSTVEEHYNPIVTAITEMPKPVVAGVNGVAAGAGAGFAFAADYRVVAEDAAFNTSFAGVALTADSGVSWTLPRLIGRSRASDLLLFPRNVSAREAFELGIANKLVPAEELAAEAAAVARKLAEGPTAAYAAIKESLSYAADHSLPEALAKENELQSRAGASEDHRIAVDAFLKKERPRYVGR
- a CDS encoding DNA-3-methyladenine glycosylase I, giving the protein MSGGAVPGPDGLARCPWGLEAESREDYRVYHDTEWGRPVHGDDALYERMCLEAFQSGLSWLTILRRREGFRAAFAGFSVAKVAAFTEADAERLLADSGIIRNRAKITAAIGNARVAAEWAPGELDALIWSYAPDPAGRRAPRTAADVPATTPESIALAKDLKKRGFRFVGPTTAYALMQACGLVNDHLADCHAR
- a CDS encoding DivIVA domain-containing protein — its product is MFWFLLIALVVVVAAVTLFVAGGGGGAPLTEAAPDRIVWPLPADRPMGRADVDALRLPVALRGYRMAETDDALDRLGAELAERDARIAELEAALAGAQAAALSGPELLKRAPGERATGGRAVGEWTAGERPADGEQGERDKGADA
- the folP gene encoding dihydropteroate synthase, which encodes MLRLGRREFDEHEPVIMAIVNRTPDSFYDQGSTFRDEPALARVEQAVAEGAAIIDIGGVKAGPGEEVTAEEEARRTVGFVAEVRRRHPDVVISVDTWRHDVGEAVCEAGADVLNDAWGGVDPKLAEVAARYDVGLVCTHAGGVEPRTRPHRTEYDDVMADILRVTLGLAERAAALGVRRDRIMIDPGHDFGKNTRHSLEATRRLGEMAATGWPVLVSLSNKDFVGETLDKPVKERVLGTLATTAVSAWLGARVYRVHEVAETKQVLDMVASIAGHRAPAVARRGLA